One Castanea sativa cultivar Marrone di Chiusa Pesio chromosome 4, ASM4071231v1 DNA window includes the following coding sequences:
- the LOC142630477 gene encoding L-type lectin-domain containing receptor kinase S.1, translating into MRLFVPFLLILLLFQRFLSPTSALDFIYNSFNGIINSTNLTLINDAKLDSPVIRLTNDSNPFSFGRAFYPTKLTMIRSNSSSISSFSTSFVFSVLPEIASSPGFGLAFVLSNSTSPPGALASQYFGLFTNATVPSLSPLLVVEFDTGRNPEFNDPDDNHIGIDLNSVISEKFQTAGYYDSSGGFVPVRMRTGENIHAWIDFNGTSFEINVTVAPIGVSRPSVPTLSYKDPKIGNYVSAEMFVGFSASKTEWVEAQRVLAWSLSDIGTAREINTTNLPVFEAKSTSNSLSGGEIAGIVIGCVAFLIICASGFYLFWRNSKRKEQEEDEIEDWELEYWPHRFSFEELNLATNGFSNDDLLGSGGFGKVYKGTLPNNTEVAVKCVNHDSKQGLREFMAEISSMGRLQHKNLVQMRGWCRKGNELMLVYEYMPNGSLNKWVFDKPTKLLGWEQRRRVLADVAEGLNYLHHGWDQVVIHRDIKSSNILLDSEMRGRLGDFGLAKLYEHGEVPNTTRVVGTLGYLAPELAKVTAPTSASDVYSFGVVILEVACGRRPIEMAVEEDEAVLIDWVRDLYSKGKICEAADQRIRGEYEVEEMEMVLKLGLACCHPDPQRRPTMKEMVAVLMAEKAAAVPADLLLELARGDSNIGGGSGSGEAQEVEQLQPPV; encoded by the coding sequence ATGCGACTCTTCGTACCTTTCCTCCTCATTCTACTACTGTTCCAACGTTTTCTGTCTCCCACTTCAGCTCTCGATTTCATCTACAATTCCTTCAATGGAATCATCAACTCGACCAATCTCACTCTCATCAACGACGCTAAGCTCGACTCCCCTGTCATTCGACTCACAAATGATTCGAACCCGTTCTCATTCGGTCGAGCTTTCTACCCCACCAAGCTCACCATGATAAGATCAAATTCCAGTTCTATCTCTTCCTTCTCGACCTCCTTTGTGTTCTCGGTACTCCCCGAGATTGCGTCGAGTCCAGGCTTCGGCCTAGCCTTTGTGCTCTCCAATTCGACATCCCCACCTGGAGCTCTTGCTAGCCAGTACTTCGGGCTCTTCACCAACGCTACTGTTCCTTCTTTGTCACCACTTTTGGTTGTCGAATTCGACACTGGGCGAAACCCTGAGTTCAATGACCCAGATGACAATCACATCGGTATTGATTTGAATAGTGTCATATCTGAGAAGTTTCAGACAGCTGGGTACTATGATTCGAGTGGGGGTTTTGTCCCTGTTCGAATGAGGACTGGTGAGAATATACACGCTTGGATCGATTTTAATGGTACGAGTTTCGAAATCAATGTTACTGTAGCTCCAATTGGTGTGTCTCGACCGAGTGTTCCTACGCTTAGTTATAAGGATCCGAAGATAGGTAACTATGTTTCGGCTGAGATGTTTGTTGGGTTTTCAGCTTCGAAGACTGAGTGGGTTGAGGCACAGAGAGTGTTAGCTTGGAGCTTGAGTGACATTGGAACAGCTCGAGAGATAAACACTACGAATTTGCCAGTTTTCGAGGCTAAATCGACGTCTAATTCTTTGTCAGGCGGTGAAATTGCCGGGATTGTTATTGGTTGTGTTGCTTTTTTGATCATTTGTGCATCTGGGTTTTACTTGTTTTGGCGAAATAGCAAGAGGAAGGAGCAAGAAGAGGATGAGATCGAAGATTGGGAGCTCGAATATTGGCCACACAGATTTTCTTTCGAGGAGCTCAACCTTGCCACCAATGGGTTCTCGAATGATGACCTTTTGGGGTCGGGTGGGTTTGGTAAAGTCTACAAAGGAACGCTACCAAACAACACGGAAGTGGCTGTGAAATGCGTGAACCATGATTCCAAACAAGGGCTAAGAGAATTCATGGCAGAGATCTCGAGCATGGGCAGGCTCCAACACAAGAATCTAGTACAAATGCGAGGTTGGTGTCGAAAAGGTAACGAACTCATGCTTGTTTATGAGTACATGCCAAATGGTAGCCTTAACAAATGGGTGTTCGACAAGCCTACAAAATTACTAGGTTGGGAACAGCGTCGAAGAGTTTTAGCCGATGTTGCTGAAGGCCTAAATTATTTGCATCATGGTTGGGACCAAGTTGTGATTCATCGAGACATAAAATCGAGCAACATATTGTTAGACTCAGAAATGCGTGGCAGACTAGGAGATTTTGGATTGGCTAAGTTATATGAACATGGTGAAGTTCCTAACACGACACGTGTGGTGGGCACATTGGGTTACTTAGCACCTGAGCTAGCAAAAGTCACTGCACCCACATCAGCTAGCGATGTGTATAGCTTTGGGGTTGTGATACTCGAAGTGGCATGTGGAAGGAGACCAATCGAGATGGCTGTGGAGGAAGATGAGGCAGTGTTGATTGATTGGGTGAGGGATTTGTACTCGAAAGGGAAGATTTGTGAGGCTGCGGATCAAAGGATAAGGGGTGAGTATGAAGTGGAGGAGATGGAAATGGTCTTGAAGCTTGGATTGGCTTGTTGTCATCCTGATCCTCAAAGGAGGCCTACTATGAAGGAAATGGTGGCGGTGTTGATGGCCGAGAAGGCGGCTGCTGTGCCTGCGGATTTGTTGTTGGAGTTGGCACGCGGTGATAGTAACattggtggtggtagtggtagtgGTGAGGCACAAGAGGTGGAGCAGCTACAACCTCCGGTGTGA